Proteins from one Myxococcales bacterium genomic window:
- a CDS encoding FAD-dependent oxidoreductase: MKVAVVGSGPSGLSAAWRLERAGLKDYVVLELESQPGGTSTYGTDGVVPHPWGAHYVPVPTSANRALVALLDEMGALDARGPDGEPRGREELLVREPEERVFVEGRWYEGLYPSAIASPEDLAELERFQQEIARWVRFRDARGRRAFALPLRQSSDDAEVTALDKLSAERWLADRGLTGAILRWWVEYACRDDYGLSLADTSAWAMLFYFCSRVPAARVESAPFIAWPEGNGRIVRHLAGVVGSRLSTGQLVADVVPGESEVELSVFDVGAGRLRRVVAEHVILALPKFVVARVLRPFRESPPAHLGAFEYGAWWVANLHLRRRPKSPGDGTAWDNVIYGGASLGYVVATHQRLEDHGPTVFTYYQPLVDHEPRVARERLLGMEHPAFCAEVMRELEPAHDGLSEAIERIDVWRWGHAMVRPRPGFIWGPERRKAAEPMGRLHFAHSDLSGVGLFEEAQDHGIRAAEEVLLAQGRTFESMR, from the coding sequence GTGAAGGTTGCCGTCGTCGGCTCGGGACCGAGCGGGCTCTCGGCCGCCTGGCGGCTCGAGCGCGCCGGGCTCAAGGACTACGTGGTGCTCGAGCTCGAGTCCCAACCGGGGGGCACCAGCACCTACGGAACCGACGGTGTTGTCCCACACCCGTGGGGCGCTCACTACGTTCCGGTCCCCACGAGCGCCAATCGTGCGCTCGTCGCGCTGCTCGACGAGATGGGAGCGCTCGACGCCCGTGGGCCCGACGGTGAGCCCCGGGGACGGGAGGAGCTCCTGGTGCGCGAGCCCGAGGAGCGTGTGTTCGTGGAGGGCCGCTGGTACGAGGGCCTGTACCCGAGCGCCATTGCTTCGCCCGAGGATCTAGCGGAGCTCGAGCGCTTCCAGCAAGAGATCGCGCGCTGGGTGAGGTTCCGCGACGCGCGGGGTCGGCGTGCGTTTGCATTGCCGCTGCGGCAGTCGAGCGATGACGCGGAGGTGACGGCGCTCGACAAACTGAGCGCCGAGCGCTGGCTGGCCGATCGCGGCCTGACCGGCGCGATCTTGCGCTGGTGGGTCGAGTACGCTTGTCGCGACGACTATGGGTTGTCCCTCGCGGACACGAGCGCGTGGGCGATGCTGTTCTACTTCTGCTCCCGGGTGCCGGCCGCCCGGGTCGAGAGCGCACCGTTCATCGCGTGGCCGGAAGGCAACGGCCGCATCGTGCGGCATCTGGCGGGAGTCGTCGGTTCGCGCCTCTCCACCGGACAGCTGGTGGCGGACGTGGTGCCGGGTGAGAGTGAGGTCGAGCTTTCGGTCTTCGACGTGGGCGCCGGCAGACTGCGCCGCGTCGTGGCAGAACACGTGATCTTGGCGCTGCCGAAGTTCGTCGTGGCGCGAGTGCTCAGGCCGTTCCGCGAGAGTCCGCCCGCGCATCTGGGCGCGTTCGAGTACGGCGCCTGGTGGGTGGCGAATCTACACCTCCGTCGCCGCCCGAAGAGTCCCGGGGACGGCACGGCTTGGGACAACGTGATCTATGGAGGGGCCTCGCTGGGGTATGTCGTCGCGACACACCAGCGCCTCGAGGACCACGGGCCCACGGTGTTCACGTATTACCAGCCGCTCGTGGACCATGAGCCACGTGTGGCGCGAGAGCGCCTGCTCGGCATGGAGCACCCGGCGTTCTGCGCCGAGGTGATGCGGGAGCTCGAGCCCGCGCACGACGGGCTCTCCGAGGCCATCGAACGCATCGACGTCTGGCGCTGGGGCCACGCCATGGTGCGCCCGCGTCCGGGGTTCATCTGGGGCCCGGAGCGCAGGAAGGCGGCCGAGCCGATGGGCCGGCTGCACTTCGCGCACTCGGATCTGTCGGGGGTGGGCCTGTTCGAGGAGGCGCAGGACCATGGGATCCGGGCGGCGGAAGAGGTGCTGCTTGCGCAGGGGCGGACGTTCGAGTCGATGCGTTGA
- a CDS encoding four helix bundle protein, whose translation MAWHLAAELVRLVFEIRISDADDRREARRAAKSCARNVAEGAGRTSRADKARVYAIARGECGERVASVELAAATGGCSAADVARVTALGSRLSGMLYRMSWLASTFPRRPRLGAPPLPPPRPAPAARSPRVFRTPDASQGA comes from the coding sequence TTGGCTTGGCACCTCGCGGCTGAGCTCGTGCGGCTCGTGTTCGAGATCCGCATCTCGGATGCAGATGACCGGCGCGAGGCGCGGCGGGCCGCCAAGAGCTGTGCACGAAACGTTGCCGAAGGGGCCGGGCGAACGTCTCGCGCTGATAAGGCTCGCGTGTACGCCATCGCTAGGGGCGAGTGCGGTGAGCGCGTCGCAAGTGTCGAGCTCGCCGCGGCCACCGGCGGGTGCTCCGCGGCCGACGTCGCGCGCGTGACCGCGCTCGGGAGTCGCCTCTCCGGCATGCTCTACCGGATGAGCTGGCTCGCCTCGACGTTTCCGCGCCGGCCTCGGCTCGGGGCTCCGCCGCTCCCGCCGCCGCGGCCCGCTCCGGCGGCCCGCTCCCCCCGCGTTTTCAGAACCCCAGACGCGTCTCAGGGAGCATGA
- a CDS encoding chitobiase/beta-hexosaminidase C-terminal domain-containing protein: MKPTFLGLEKVRILAALSVAGTMALGGAATGCGDDGGSSTTKKPDAGTGGTGVGGTGGGGTGGGGTGGGGTGGIAGSGGGGTGGIAGSGGVAGSGGVAGSGGGGTGGTGGTQNNPCATPTMAPVGGTYPNPQSVVISTTTAGATIYYTTDGTNPNQNSVVYSSAIAVTNTSAPTTIRAMCNAPGFTDSVVAFETYTITPPVGTDVVAPTPNPAAGTQNNDFLLSLTTTTGGATICFTLDGSTPTCSNGVCQGTAQTYNSQTQVPINGSVTNAATGEVTVNAVACKGTAKDGVMPAQKYTLQVETPQLNGPPPGQYDFDTTSTAYNPLLSSATTGAVTARFTTTPATPPSCTSGTLVNLGANLPVNWAFASTTGAKTWLFAACKAGYKGSAIYTADYSWKLVAPTQTPNGASYNSVQSVVIGNSANAGAGTPWTCTTADGTTPACGATQGACTGTAGSPMTVNKTGTVLKSIACSLKYVASDVTTSPAYTLQLDPLKFTPPTGTPVNSGTGNISVNITQSSTGKAYSFICYSKTAAVPDCTCTASGLTKVAGNAANGIVMTPGTLSAIGCDDGTGGTNFLSSPGSAAYQAASVMAAPVITPGTSTQNDWVDVTIANSDTARTAKLCYTTDGTDPSVTAACAANNAATTCTAAVAVSPGPGNSLVFNDLVKATNVSVKAKACDPGAVKTISATTTATYVLKVATPTLTTGSPAPGSVPIGSSIAWQSATVQATPVQFYWTNNGTNPDCLGGGNGMLGTGYHMVDPTKTTIKVIACSPQMTPSDVATFTYSYFLQAPVILPVGGTYNDYVSGTVQNAPTSTIQNNDHPAYHGTNTNFFCYTFDGTTPTCTPTACGFGSTIVGCGGGGGCTTFIPVSATLKMVTCSNNGLPASALSSETYNLQVGPITLAPDPATTYNAPQAVTATVTPAPIAGGGYTLCHKEGAASIPPQPNFCGAANLMTYLGTGWSCTDYGTGGAKPVANLNVTTDVSVVACKPGMTWSTLQKTYSFNPYAHTITIDGANDFTAAAEALSTAGAGFTSYLSWNATSIFYGYKGFTFGSTQTVDMYFGVTGTTTDDGPARAGVVHQSLYHLVWVVNTGTAKIRKWSGSAWADDATVPVTLGYTGGTSDYVEFSFSRAAIGNPTVLWMAGGVQNAAASAYVSTWPNASANWSDSYFVELLGAAVPNSSQAL; this comes from the coding sequence ATGAAACCAACGTTCTTGGGTTTGGAGAAGGTGCGGATTCTCGCCGCGCTCTCCGTTGCGGGCACCATGGCCCTCGGTGGCGCGGCCACCGGTTGCGGCGATGACGGCGGCTCTTCGACGACGAAGAAGCCGGATGCTGGCACCGGCGGCACGGGCGTAGGCGGCACGGGCGGCGGCGGCACGGGCGGCGGCGGCACCGGCGGCGGCGGCACGGGCGGCATTGCCGGCTCGGGCGGCGGCGGCACGGGCGGCATCGCTGGCTCGGGCGGCGTGGCTGGCTCGGGCGGCGTGGCCGGCTCGGGCGGCGGCGGCACAGGCGGCACGGGCGGCACGCAGAACAATCCCTGCGCGACCCCGACCATGGCTCCTGTCGGCGGTACGTATCCAAACCCGCAGAGCGTCGTCATCTCGACGACCACCGCGGGCGCGACCATCTACTACACGACGGACGGGACGAACCCGAACCAGAACAGCGTGGTTTACAGCTCGGCCATCGCGGTGACCAACACCAGCGCGCCGACCACGATCCGCGCCATGTGTAACGCTCCGGGCTTCACGGACTCCGTGGTTGCCTTCGAGACGTACACGATCACGCCGCCGGTAGGTACCGACGTCGTAGCGCCCACGCCCAACCCGGCGGCCGGAACGCAGAACAACGACTTCCTGTTGTCGCTGACCACGACCACGGGCGGCGCGACCATCTGCTTCACGCTCGACGGCTCGACCCCGACGTGCAGCAACGGCGTCTGCCAGGGCACGGCCCAGACCTACAACTCGCAGACTCAGGTGCCGATCAACGGCAGCGTCACCAATGCGGCCACGGGTGAAGTGACCGTGAACGCAGTTGCTTGCAAGGGCACTGCCAAAGACGGCGTGATGCCGGCGCAGAAGTACACGCTGCAGGTCGAGACCCCGCAGCTGAACGGACCGCCCCCGGGCCAGTACGACTTCGACACCACGAGCACGGCGTACAACCCGCTGCTCTCGTCGGCGACCACCGGCGCGGTGACGGCTCGCTTCACCACGACCCCGGCCACGCCGCCGTCGTGCACCAGCGGCACGCTCGTCAACCTCGGCGCCAACCTCCCGGTCAACTGGGCGTTCGCCAGCACCACCGGCGCCAAGACCTGGCTCTTCGCCGCCTGCAAGGCTGGTTACAAGGGCTCGGCGATCTACACCGCCGACTACAGCTGGAAGCTGGTTGCCCCGACGCAGACCCCGAATGGCGCGTCGTACAACAGCGTCCAGTCCGTGGTCATTGGCAACTCGGCCAACGCCGGCGCAGGAACCCCCTGGACCTGCACCACGGCAGACGGCACGACCCCGGCTTGTGGAGCAACCCAAGGCGCGTGCACCGGCACCGCTGGCAGCCCGATGACGGTCAACAAGACCGGCACCGTGCTGAAGAGCATCGCCTGCAGCCTCAAGTACGTGGCTTCGGACGTGACGACCAGCCCGGCGTACACGCTGCAGCTCGACCCGCTGAAGTTCACCCCGCCGACCGGCACCCCGGTCAACTCGGGCACCGGCAACATCTCGGTCAACATCACGCAGAGCAGCACGGGCAAGGCCTACAGCTTCATCTGCTACTCCAAGACCGCGGCCGTGCCGGACTGCACCTGCACCGCCTCGGGTCTGACCAAGGTGGCCGGCAACGCAGCCAACGGCATCGTCATGACGCCCGGCACGCTGTCCGCCATTGGTTGTGACGACGGCACGGGCGGAACGAACTTCCTCTCGTCCCCCGGCAGCGCCGCCTACCAGGCCGCGTCCGTCATGGCCGCTCCGGTGATCACGCCGGGCACGAGCACCCAGAACGACTGGGTGGACGTGACCATCGCGAACTCGGACACGGCTCGCACCGCCAAGCTCTGCTACACGACGGACGGCACTGATCCGTCGGTCACGGCAGCATGCGCGGCGAACAACGCGGCCACGACCTGCACGGCCGCTGTCGCCGTGTCGCCGGGCCCGGGCAACAGCCTGGTGTTCAACGACCTGGTCAAGGCCACCAACGTGAGCGTGAAGGCGAAGGCCTGTGATCCGGGCGCGGTCAAGACCATCTCGGCCACGACCACGGCGACGTACGTCCTCAAGGTGGCGACCCCGACCCTGACGACCGGCTCGCCGGCCCCGGGTTCGGTACCGATCGGCTCCAGCATCGCCTGGCAGTCCGCCACGGTTCAGGCAACCCCGGTCCAGTTCTACTGGACGAACAACGGCACCAACCCGGACTGCCTGGGTGGTGGCAATGGGATGCTCGGAACCGGGTACCACATGGTCGACCCGACCAAGACGACGATCAAGGTCATCGCGTGCTCGCCACAGATGACGCCGTCGGACGTCGCCACGTTCACCTACTCGTACTTCTTGCAGGCTCCGGTCATTCTTCCGGTTGGCGGGACGTACAACGACTACGTCTCTGGCACGGTGCAGAACGCTCCGACCAGCACCATCCAGAACAACGACCACCCGGCGTACCACGGTACGAACACGAACTTCTTCTGCTACACCTTCGACGGCACCACTCCGACGTGCACGCCGACGGCCTGCGGATTTGGTTCGACCATCGTCGGCTGCGGAGGCGGTGGAGGTTGCACGACGTTCATCCCGGTCTCTGCAACTCTGAAGATGGTCACCTGCAGCAACAACGGCCTGCCGGCCTCGGCACTGTCCAGCGAGACGTACAACCTCCAGGTTGGACCCATCACGCTGGCACCCGATCCGGCAACGACATACAACGCACCGCAGGCCGTGACCGCGACGGTAACCCCAGCGCCGATCGCCGGTGGTGGATACACCCTGTGTCACAAGGAAGGTGCTGCCAGCATTCCGCCTCAGCCGAACTTCTGTGGAGCCGCCAACCTGATGACCTACCTGGGCACCGGTTGGAGCTGCACGGACTACGGCACCGGTGGAGCCAAGCCCGTCGCCAACCTGAACGTCACGACCGACGTCTCGGTCGTCGCGTGCAAACCGGGCATGACCTGGTCGACCCTGCAGAAGACCTACTCGTTCAACCCCTACGCTCACACCATCACCATCGATGGTGCGAACGACTTCACCGCAGCCGCTGAGGCGCTCAGCACCGCTGGTGCTGGCTTCACCAGCTACCTGTCGTGGAATGCCACCAGCATCTTCTACGGGTACAAGGGCTTCACGTTCGGTTCGACCCAGACCGTCGACATGTACTTCGGCGTGACGGGCACCACCACCGATGACGGACCAGCGCGCGCGGGTGTCGTACACCAGTCGCTCTACCATCTGGTGTGGGTGGTCAACACCGGCACTGCGAAGATCCGCAAGTGGTCGGGCAGCGCTTGGGCAGACGACGCGACCGTTCCGGTCACGCTCGGCTACACGGGCGGCACCAGCGACTACGTGGAGTTCTCGTTCTCCCGAGCCGCAATCGGCAATCCGACCGTGTTGTGGATGGCAGGTGGCGTGCAGAACGCCGCGGCGAGCGCCTACGTTTCGACGTGGCCGAACGCCTCGGCGAACTGGTCTGATTCGTACTTCGTCGAGCTGCTCGGTGCAGCTGTGCCGAATTCGTCTCAGGCTCTCTGA